The Actinomycetota bacterium genome contains the following window.
TTGAAAAAAATTTTTTCGAACACTTGTTCGTTATTAAAATATATTATATGCTCCCACCAATGTCAACACATTGAAATCGCTTTTTGCAGGGATTATGTGACAGAGCGAACGAGTGTTTGAATTTATTTTTTCCCTGTGCTATACTATGGCTACACGCAGCAATGAATGGGAAATCCCCAGCGAAAGGAGGAACTTTTGGATGAAGCAAGTGTTAACCAAGAGGCAGCAGCAAATTTTGGACTTTATCCTTAGCGAGATTCACAGGAAAGGCTATCCTCCATCTGTACGAGAGATCGGCAAAGCGGTTGGGCTCTCATCGAGCTCTACGGTTCATAGTCATTTGGCTGCTCTTGAGGAGAAGGGTTATATCCGACGCGATCCCAGTAAACCTAGAGCGTTAGAGGTGTTTGGTTTTCGAGAAACGGAGATAGGAGTACCACTGAGTAAGGTTCGAAGCGTCCCCGTTGTGGGAAGAATCGCTGCTGGTATGCCCATTTTGGCTCAGGAAAACATCGAAGATATATTCCCTCTCCCCACTGAGCTAGTGGACGAAAATACCTTCATTCTAAAGGTCAAGGGCGATAGCATGATTGAAATTGGGATTTTCGATGGCGATTACCTGGTGGTGAGACAACAACCCACCGCTCAAAATGGCGATATAGTGGTAGCTTTAATTGAGGAAGAGGCCACGGTCAAGAGATTCTTCAAAGAAAGGGGCTACATCCGCCTTCAGCCCGAAAATAGGACCATGGAACCGATCATCACTCAAGATGTGGTGATCTTGGGCAAAGCCGTTGCCCTCCTCCGCAAGTTGTAATCGATTTGTGGCGAGATCAAAGGCTGAATCGATAGCTTGGGGATTTATCCGATCTCGACGAGTTTTTCTATTTCTCTTAAGCTCCCTTGAGGTAACTCGGCAATGATTGAAGTTCCCCTCGAGGTATGTCTTTCGGATATAACCTTGCCGTGTTCATATATTTTCTGGA
Protein-coding sequences here:
- the lexA gene encoding transcriptional repressor LexA, whose product is MKQVLTKRQQQILDFILSEIHRKGYPPSVREIGKAVGLSSSSTVHSHLAALEEKGYIRRDPSKPRALEVFGFRETEIGVPLSKVRSVPVVGRIAAGMPILAQENIEDIFPLPTELVDENTFILKVKGDSMIEIGIFDGDYLVVRQQPTAQNGDIVVALIEEEATVKRFFKERGYIRLQPENRTMEPIITQDVVILGKAVALLRKL